In uncultured Ilyobacter sp., a genomic segment contains:
- a CDS encoding acyl-CoA thioesterase, with translation MSMEYTGFQNEMEPALRLVAMPADTNPAGDVFGGWIMAQVDLAGAVIASQRAQSRIVTIKVTDFIFKEPVYVGDLVTCYGKIEKIGTTSITVKVVVCAQRNRYEKTCIKVTEATVVYVAIDEDGNPKEISK, from the coding sequence ATGAGTATGGAGTATACGGGATTTCAAAATGAGATGGAGCCTGCTCTGCGTTTGGTGGCAATGCCAGCTGATACCAATCCGGCAGGTGATGTATTCGGAGGATGGATTATGGCACAGGTGGATTTGGCAGGTGCAGTTATCGCCTCACAGAGGGCTCAGAGCAGAATTGTAACTATAAAAGTAACCGATTTTATTTTTAAGGAACCTGTCTATGTAGGGGATCTGGTAACATGTTATGGGAAAATAGAAAAAATTGGTACTACGTCTATTACTGTAAAAGTAGTTGTCTGTGCCCAAAGAAACAGGTATGAAAAAACCTGTATAAAAGTAACAGAGGCCACTGTAGTATATGTAGCAATCGACGAAGATGGTAATCCTAAGGAAATATCAAAGTAA
- a CDS encoding APC family permease: MTNQKLGLSSAISAGIGLIVATSCLVTLSQGVGFAGKGFIIALAIACGLNILVSFSFAELNGLMPVTGGLGQYTLAAMGPFVSMIAVIGGYIICGILAASSEAAMIGFVVNSSILPNISPLLITLISILFLFIINAFGIRSYARTQMITTVIMIGSMIIIGVMGALKLGSGEVVTQANQAFNPMGFGVVSMTALAFWLFIGVEFVLPLTKDMKKPEKDIPRGMILALLILMVVQSIMIFGISNYVPHEILQTSNQPHMEFARLLLGKVGTGWMTVISIGAVVSTLNTILAGIPRMLLGMAEGGMLPKVFTKTNRYGVPYNGLFLITGGIVTALLTGITSADDLIIFILTGCLFWMASYIVAHLNVLVLRKRYPDAKRSFCVKLFGLPQIVGILGMIYMMTHIIDVPDLRNAIYSNAAILMMALVAYCFVWVKFVMKKGLFETISMEEVIAQDENSSDLDLNNDPDYDDEKKLETVFS; the protein is encoded by the coding sequence ATGACAAATCAAAAATTAGGGTTATCAAGTGCAATTTCAGCAGGTATTGGTCTAATTGTTGCGACCAGTTGTTTAGTAACATTATCACAAGGTGTTGGTTTTGCAGGTAAGGGATTTATCATCGCTTTGGCTATTGCCTGTGGATTAAATATTTTAGTATCTTTTTCTTTTGCAGAACTCAACGGATTAATGCCTGTTACTGGTGGGTTGGGTCAGTATACATTAGCAGCAATGGGGCCTTTTGTATCGATGATTGCCGTTATTGGAGGATATATCATCTGTGGTATTTTGGCAGCCAGTTCAGAAGCAGCCATGATTGGTTTTGTGGTTAATTCATCTATTTTACCAAATATCAGTCCACTGTTGATTACGCTTATTTCGATTTTATTCTTATTTATAATTAATGCTTTCGGAATTCGTTCCTATGCAAGAACTCAGATGATTACTACAGTTATAATGATAGGTTCCATGATTATAATCGGTGTAATGGGAGCTTTGAAACTTGGTTCTGGTGAAGTAGTTACCCAAGCGAATCAGGCTTTCAATCCTATGGGATTTGGAGTTGTTTCCATGACAGCTTTGGCTTTCTGGTTGTTTATCGGAGTTGAATTTGTATTACCCTTAACAAAGGATATGAAAAAACCTGAGAAAGACATTCCTAGGGGGATGATACTAGCCTTACTTATACTAATGGTGGTCCAATCCATTATGATATTCGGTATATCTAACTATGTGCCTCATGAAATATTGCAGACATCAAATCAGCCTCACATGGAATTTGCAAGACTTTTACTAGGAAAGGTAGGTACCGGGTGGATGACTGTTATCAGTATAGGGGCAGTTGTAAGTACACTCAATACAATCCTTGCTGGTATTCCTAGAATGCTATTGGGAATGGCTGAAGGTGGGATGCTTCCCAAAGTTTTTACAAAAACTAATCGTTACGGGGTGCCGTATAATGGATTGTTTCTTATTACAGGTGGAATTGTAACAGCTCTACTTACAGGTATTACTTCTGCTGACGACTTAATAATATTTATTCTGACAGGGTGTCTGTTCTGGATGGCTTCTTACATTGTGGCACATTTAAATGTCTTGGTTCTTAGAAAGCGTTATCCAGATGCTAAGAGAAGCTTCTGTGTCAAATTATTCGGGCTACCTCAAATTGTTGGGATTCTAGGAATGATCTATATGATGACACATATTATAGATGTACCTGATTTAAGAAATGCTATCTATTCAAACGCTGCAATCTTAATGATGGCTTTAGTTGCTTATTGTTTTGTGTGGGTTAAGTTTGTTATGAAAAAAGGTCTTTTTGAGACTATAAGTATGGAAGAAGTAATTGCTCAAGATGAGAATAGTTCTGATCTAGATTTAAATAATGATCCAGATTACGATGATGAAAAAAAATTAGAAACTGTTTTCAGTTAA
- a CDS encoding tyramine oxidase subunit B, protein MKDSRVDFIYLSEKDMIEAGVKDMGGCVDAMEEMFKLLKVGDFRMGGSNGFSHGCMVTFPEESPFPNMPLDGPDRRFMAMPAYLGGQFDMAGAKWYGSNSDNREKGLPRSILMLTLNDKDTGAPVAHMSANVLSAYRTGAIPGVGVKYLAHENAKVCGIVGPGVMGKTALASFIAVRPGIETVKIKGRSQGSIDSFVKYVKEEFPTVKNIEIVDDIESAVKDADVVCLATSATLGNLDEYPYVKEEWIKPGAVICCPASARFDEDFIVNKARTVVDCLHLYEAWAEEYPYPTFHTIPIPACYNMDLLHEGKITKDDIHDLGDILMGTIPARRNDEEIIIYSVGGMPVEDIAWGTIVYRNALEKGIGTKLNLWEKPELA, encoded by the coding sequence ATGAAAGATAGTAGAGTTGATTTTATTTATTTAAGTGAAAAGGATATGATTGAAGCTGGAGTCAAAGATATGGGTGGTTGTGTAGATGCTATGGAGGAGATGTTCAAACTCCTTAAGGTTGGAGATTTCAGAATGGGTGGGTCTAATGGATTTTCTCACGGTTGCATGGTGACCTTTCCTGAAGAATCCCCTTTTCCTAATATGCCTTTAGACGGCCCTGACAGAAGATTTATGGCAATGCCTGCATATCTTGGTGGTCAATTTGATATGGCTGGAGCAAAGTGGTATGGATCAAACTCTGACAACAGAGAAAAGGGATTACCTAGATCAATTCTCATGCTTACTCTTAATGATAAAGATACTGGTGCACCAGTAGCACATATGTCAGCTAATGTTCTCAGTGCCTACAGAACAGGAGCTATTCCTGGAGTGGGAGTGAAATATCTGGCACATGAAAATGCAAAAGTCTGTGGTATTGTTGGTCCTGGAGTAATGGGGAAAACAGCTTTAGCTTCATTTATTGCAGTAAGACCTGGGATTGAAACAGTGAAAATAAAGGGGAGAAGTCAAGGATCAATAGATTCTTTCGTAAAATATGTAAAAGAGGAGTTCCCAACTGTTAAAAACATTGAAATCGTTGATGATATAGAGTCAGCAGTTAAAGATGCTGATGTTGTATGTTTAGCTACTTCTGCAACACTTGGAAATCTTGATGAATATCCATATGTAAAGGAAGAGTGGATTAAACCTGGAGCAGTAATATGCTGTCCTGCATCAGCTAGATTTGATGAAGATTTTATTGTAAATAAAGCCAGAACAGTTGTAGATTGTTTACATCTATATGAAGCATGGGCAGAGGAATATCCATATCCAACATTCCATACTATTCCTATTCCAGCTTGTTACAATATGGATTTACTGCATGAAGGGAAAATAACAAAAGATGACATACATGATCTCGGAGATATCTTAATGGGAACAATTCCTGCCCGTCGTAATGATGAAGAGATAATAATATACTCTGTAGGTGGTATGCCTGTTGAAGACATAGCATGGGGAACGATAGTATACAGAAATGCACTTGAAAAAGGTATCGGTACAAAACTTAACCTTTGGGAAAAACCAGAGTTGGCCTAA
- a CDS encoding (2Fe-2S)-binding protein, whose protein sequence is MRIEEHPVLGKIEKGELVDFTMDGKPLKGHEGEPISAALKAAGVMVHRHTHKHSPRGVFCAIGRCTDCVMVVNGKANVRTCVTPLEEGMVVETQYGVSAKAK, encoded by the coding sequence ATGAGAATAGAAGAACACCCAGTACTGGGAAAGATAGAAAAAGGTGAATTGGTGGATTTTACCATGGATGGTAAGCCGCTAAAAGGACATGAGGGAGAACCAATATCTGCAGCTTTAAAAGCTGCAGGTGTTATGGTTCACAGACACACACACAAGCATTCTCCAAGGGGAGTATTCTGTGCTATAGGACGTTGTACAGACTGTGTTATGGTGGTTAATGGCAAGGCAAATGTGAGAACCTGTGTTACTCCTTTAGAAGAGGGAATGGTAGTTGAAACTCAATATGGTGTCTCGGCAAAGGCAAAATAG
- a CDS encoding FAD-dependent oxidoreductase produces the protein MKRYDLIVVGAGPAGLSAAIEAAKRGLEVAVFDENSKPGGQLFKQIHKFFGSKEHKAKIRGFKIGDELLEAASELGVKVVLNAIVIGIYSEKEITVNIDDEIIHYKADSIIVATGASENMVTFDGWTLPGVIGAGAAQTMMNLHGVKPGKKILMLGSGNVGLVVSYQLLQAGCEVVAVVDAAPKIGGYGVHAAKIARCGVPFYLSHTIIKAEGDDCINGVVVGEVDSKWQIVEGTEKHFDVDTICLAVGLSPISQLLKMAGCEMIEDPKKGGLVPVCDNYGATSLPGIFVAGDVSGIEEASSAMIEGRIAGIAAAHSLGYIEKEELVNESEELEASLISLRQGMFAPENRGKELHKTDEGFDVSKSLLRKGYLTDDEVTKYPGVKSVSGVHPIIECSQNIPCNPCQDACPKGCIKIGSDITALPAFDESTECTGCGLCVVSCSGQSIFLLDEDREEGYTHITMPYEFLPLPEKGDKGKALNRSGKIICDAEVVGVRTSKSFDQTSLLTIKVTDDMGMKARFFKKLQEVK, from the coding sequence ATGAAAAGATATGATCTTATAGTAGTCGGTGCAGGACCTGCAGGACTTTCAGCTGCCATTGAAGCTGCAAAAAGAGGTCTCGAAGTAGCTGTTTTCGATGAAAACTCTAAGCCAGGTGGCCAACTATTTAAGCAAATACATAAATTTTTTGGATCCAAAGAACATAAAGCTAAAATAAGAGGTTTTAAAATCGGGGATGAACTCCTCGAAGCGGCCAGTGAGCTGGGTGTTAAAGTTGTGTTGAATGCAATTGTTATTGGGATTTATTCTGAAAAAGAGATAACAGTTAATATAGATGATGAAATAATACACTATAAAGCAGATTCAATAATAGTAGCTACAGGGGCATCTGAAAACATGGTTACATTTGACGGGTGGACACTTCCAGGTGTTATAGGTGCAGGAGCTGCACAGACAATGATGAATTTACACGGAGTGAAACCTGGTAAAAAAATACTAATGCTTGGGAGTGGTAATGTAGGCTTGGTTGTAAGTTATCAACTGTTACAAGCAGGATGTGAGGTAGTTGCAGTTGTAGATGCAGCACCAAAAATCGGTGGATATGGTGTTCATGCTGCAAAAATAGCACGTTGCGGTGTTCCTTTTTACCTGTCACATACAATTATCAAAGCAGAGGGTGATGACTGTATTAATGGAGTTGTGGTAGGAGAGGTTGACAGTAAATGGCAGATTGTAGAAGGAACGGAAAAACACTTTGATGTAGACACTATATGTCTGGCTGTAGGTCTATCCCCTATATCTCAGCTGCTAAAAATGGCAGGTTGTGAAATGATTGAAGATCCTAAAAAAGGAGGATTGGTTCCTGTCTGTGATAATTATGGTGCCACGTCACTTCCAGGGATATTTGTCGCAGGGGATGTATCAGGTATAGAGGAAGCCAGTTCTGCAATGATAGAGGGGAGAATAGCTGGAATTGCAGCTGCCCATTCTTTAGGCTACATAGAAAAAGAAGAGTTAGTGAACGAATCCGAAGAGCTAGAAGCTTCTCTGATAAGCCTGCGTCAGGGAATGTTTGCCCCTGAAAATCGTGGAAAAGAACTTCATAAAACCGATGAAGGTTTTGACGTTTCAAAAAGTCTATTGAGAAAGGGGTATTTAACAGACGATGAAGTTACAAAATATCCCGGTGTCAAGTCGGTGAGTGGTGTGCATCCCATTATAGAGTGTTCTCAGAATATTCCGTGTAATCCTTGTCAGGATGCCTGCCCTAAAGGCTGCATAAAAATTGGATCTGATATTACGGCCCTACCTGCCTTTGATGAGTCGACAGAGTGTACAGGTTGTGGACTCTGTGTAGTATCGTGCTCAGGTCAGTCAATATTTCTCTTAGACGAGGACAGAGAGGAAGGTTATACCCATATCACAATGCCTTATGAGTTTTTACCACTTCCAGAAAAGGGAGACAAGGGTAAAGCATTAAATCGTAGCGGAAAAATAATTTGTGACGCTGAAGTCGTAGGTGTAAGAACATCAAAGAGCTTTGACCAGACCAGTCTGTTGACCATCAAGGTTACAGATGATATGGGGATGAAAGCCCGTTTCTTCAAGAAACTGCAGGAGGTAAAGTAA
- a CDS encoding (2Fe-2S)-binding protein, translating to MSKINDRSKDIGKFIPQADDDTIICRCEEVTKGEIRQAIHAGMFTLQEVRKYLRTGMGLCQGQTCGKLVKRIISQELGVSPLELESSVSRAPMRPIEMKVLGNERKG from the coding sequence ATGAGTAAAATAAATGATCGTTCAAAAGATATAGGAAAATTTATTCCTCAAGCTGATGATGATACGATAATCTGCAGATGTGAGGAAGTAACAAAGGGTGAAATTCGTCAAGCAATACATGCAGGGATGTTTACACTTCAAGAAGTACGTAAATATTTGAGAACTGGAATGGGGTTGTGCCAAGGTCAAACCTGCGGGAAACTTGTTAAAAGAATTATTTCCCAAGAATTGGGGGTTTCTCCTTTGGAATTGGAATCGTCTGTATCAAGAGCTCCAATGAGACCCATCGAAATGAAAGTTCTTGGGAACGAGAGGAAGGGATGA
- a CDS encoding FAD-binding oxidoreductase, with protein sequence MINKADVIIIGSGVIGNATAYNLAKAGKSVIVLEKDESIGDGGSTRNGGGVRQSGRHSAELPLAMYGVKNLWPNLSEELGVEVEYYQEGNLRLGKTEEHLKILQGIVDRSKALGLDLKMVEGDEAREICPYLSDEVIGASWCPTDGHANPMLVTLGYYKKARELGARFITGEEVVEIKKIKGKARQVVTKENIYEGDKIILAAGYGSRKIAETVGVDVPMNPLLMEVLVTEAQSPMFYQMLGTAEADFYGHQSTHGSFVFGGTSGHEAFNKDGGIHATNSKTASAVCRGIMKYFPDLGDLKIIRTWAGHLDYCVDGIPVISHVEEVPGLIVACAFSGHGFGIAPTVGMLLSEMAMDKETTLDVTPFRYDRFKAKI encoded by the coding sequence ATGATAAATAAAGCAGATGTAATTATAATAGGAAGTGGAGTTATAGGAAATGCAACGGCATATAATCTTGCAAAAGCAGGGAAATCCGTTATTGTACTGGAAAAAGATGAAAGCATCGGTGACGGGGGTTCTACACGTAACGGTGGAGGTGTGAGACAGTCTGGGCGTCATTCTGCCGAGCTTCCACTGGCAATGTACGGTGTAAAAAATCTTTGGCCAAACCTTTCTGAGGAATTAGGGGTTGAAGTTGAGTATTATCAAGAGGGGAATCTTCGGTTGGGGAAGACTGAAGAACATCTGAAAATATTACAGGGTATAGTTGATAGAAGTAAAGCCTTAGGTTTGGATCTAAAAATGGTAGAAGGAGACGAGGCCAGAGAAATATGTCCTTACCTCTCTGATGAAGTTATAGGGGCGAGCTGGTGTCCTACAGATGGCCACGCCAACCCTATGCTGGTCACTTTGGGATATTATAAAAAAGCCCGTGAGCTCGGTGCCCGTTTTATCACAGGGGAAGAAGTTGTCGAGATAAAGAAAATTAAAGGTAAAGCCCGGCAGGTAGTGACAAAGGAAAATATTTATGAAGGGGATAAAATCATCCTTGCAGCAGGATATGGAAGCCGTAAAATTGCAGAAACAGTAGGTGTAGATGTACCGATGAATCCTCTTTTAATGGAAGTACTGGTCACAGAAGCACAATCTCCGATGTTTTATCAGATGCTGGGAACAGCAGAAGCGGATTTTTATGGACACCAAAGTACCCACGGTTCCTTTGTTTTTGGAGGAACTTCAGGACATGAAGCCTTTAACAAAGATGGTGGAATCCATGCTACTAACAGTAAAACAGCATCGGCAGTCTGCAGAGGGATCATGAAGTATTTTCCTGATTTAGGTGATCTTAAGATCATCCGTACATGGGCCGGACATCTAGATTATTGTGTAGACGGTATCCCTGTAATCAGTCATGTGGAGGAAGTACCAGGGCTTATTGTTGCATGTGCTTTTTCAGGCCATGGGTTTGGTATAGCACCTACAGTGGGAATGCTGCTTAGTGAAATGGCTATGGATAAAGAGACAACACTGGATGTGACTCCGTTCAGATATGACAGATTTAAAGCTAAAATATAG
- a CDS encoding Rid family hydrolase yields the protein MEMTRTNYSSGAPLEEKAGYSRMVTVGPFIYLGGTTSVKSDGIVHGENDPYEQAKFIFDKLLKIMEKADAGAENVVKVKAYVTDMSFASEIARAYSEYFKEVKPLFTMVGTTMLNRPTQLVEIEMDAIKY from the coding sequence ATGGAAATGACTAGAACAAATTATTCTTCAGGTGCGCCTTTAGAAGAAAAAGCAGGATATTCGAGAATGGTGACAGTTGGTCCTTTTATATATTTAGGAGGGACAACTTCTGTAAAATCAGACGGGATAGTACACGGTGAAAATGATCCTTATGAGCAGGCAAAATTTATTTTTGATAAATTATTGAAAATTATGGAAAAAGCAGATGCCGGAGCTGAAAATGTCGTAAAAGTAAAAGCCTATGTTACAGATATGAGTTTTGCTTCTGAGATCGCAAGAGCATATTCTGAATATTTCAAAGAAGTAAAACCTCTATTTACAATGGTTGGTACAACTATGCTTAACCGTCCAACTCAGTTAGTTGAGATTGAAATGGATGCAATAAAATATTAA
- a CDS encoding iron-containing alcohol dehydrogenase, with protein MNFIFDIPATVFFGDNKIVETGNLLKGFGTTKTMIVCDKAMLDLGFVDKAISSLEEENIEYVIFDSVMPNPTDVLMHEGAKIAEEKNINSFVAIGGGSVMDSAKAINILLTNKGKIADYEGINKVAIPTLPLIMIPTTSGTASEVTSVSVVTDTKRHKKMVIAGQFVGGNIALCDPSLTMKLPKGITASTGMDALTHAIEAYVSKWASPVTDAIALKSIKLIMESLEEAVLKSSKISREKMMLGSVTAGMAFNSALLGLVHSLAHPLSAHYDTPHGVANAIFLPYIVEYNIETFGDKLKPLAESMGIEIGGLDKKTLADSVVNKLIDLSEAINIPKLKSLIIPKEDFKMLAEEAMLEMSTMTNPKETNVDDLIMIIEKAYLR; from the coding sequence ATGAATTTTATTTTTGATATACCAGCAACTGTATTTTTTGGAGATAATAAAATAGTAGAAACAGGTAACTTATTAAAAGGTTTTGGTACAACTAAAACGATGATTGTTTGTGATAAAGCTATGTTAGACTTAGGGTTTGTAGATAAGGCTATTAGTTCGCTTGAAGAAGAAAATATAGAATATGTTATTTTTGATTCAGTTATGCCAAACCCCACAGATGTATTGATGCATGAAGGTGCTAAAATTGCTGAAGAAAAAAATATTAATTCCTTTGTTGCAATTGGTGGTGGAAGTGTTATGGACAGTGCCAAAGCTATTAATATTTTACTTACTAATAAAGGTAAGATAGCTGATTATGAAGGGATAAACAAAGTTGCAATACCTACACTGCCGTTGATTATGATTCCGACAACATCAGGGACTGCCAGTGAAGTGACCTCTGTGAGTGTTGTGACAGACACAAAACGTCACAAGAAAATGGTCATTGCCGGTCAATTTGTCGGTGGGAATATAGCACTATGTGATCCAAGTTTAACTATGAAACTGCCAAAAGGCATAACTGCTTCTACCGGTATGGATGCATTAACCCATGCAATAGAGGCTTATGTTTCCAAGTGGGCCTCACCTGTGACAGATGCCATTGCATTGAAATCAATAAAATTGATAATGGAGAGCCTTGAAGAAGCTGTTCTTAAAAGTAGTAAAATATCTAGAGAGAAAATGATGTTAGGTAGTGTTACAGCAGGAATGGCTTTTAACTCTGCATTGTTAGGGTTAGTACATTCTCTGGCTCATCCGCTTAGTGCTCATTATGATACCCCTCATGGGGTAGCCAATGCTATTTTTCTACCTTATATAGTTGAGTATAATATTGAAACCTTCGGAGACAAGCTTAAGCCTTTGGCTGAATCCATGGGTATTGAAATTGGTGGACTTGATAAGAAAACACTGGCTGACTCGGTTGTAAATAAGCTGATAGACTTATCAGAGGCCATAAATATTCCAAAGCTCAAATCATTAATTATTCCAAAAGAAGATTTTAAAATGCTTGCAGAAGAAGCAATGCTTGAAATGAGTACGATGACTAATCCTAAGGAAACAAATGTTGATGATTTGATTATGATAATTGAAAAAGCATACTTGAGATAA
- a CDS encoding PucR family transcriptional regulator ligand-binding domain-containing protein translates to MAIKLSELYKSTSRKNMKLIAGKNGINNIVTWAHMIESIETSIFLDGKELAFITGIALEKVDIEEKLYELVEHTYKHKASGIVINTGPYIEKIPEDVIQFCNENNFPLFEVPWHTHLANLMKDFCYQITLSDRTSLELSSALNNAIFFPSQHELYIPYLESKGFRTIWPYCVVLIEIFEQDGITAVSNKKRIKLLRLIENILYSYERTIIYDVDAKITLAFANYTQEEIKNILDEIKKRCMEILKKDEKIYLCVGENTKNIQCIAKSARQAMDVLKIQRKKEINDEVSMYSDLGAYKLLLAIEDKEIIKKYFQETIEELVKNDELKGTDYLTILESYLRNSGSIKAVSEELFYHKNTVCYKLSKIEGILGCNLSYLDNRMTYRLALMIMDII, encoded by the coding sequence ATGGCTATAAAATTAAGTGAATTATATAAATCTACTAGCAGAAAAAATATGAAATTAATTGCCGGTAAAAATGGTATTAATAATATTGTTACCTGGGCACATATGATTGAAAGTATTGAAACATCAATTTTCTTGGATGGTAAGGAGTTGGCTTTTATAACTGGTATTGCTCTAGAAAAAGTTGATATAGAGGAGAAATTATATGAGCTAGTTGAGCATACTTATAAACATAAGGCCAGCGGTATAGTTATAAATACAGGTCCATATATTGAAAAAATACCAGAGGATGTTATACAATTCTGCAATGAGAATAATTTTCCACTTTTTGAAGTTCCCTGGCATACCCATTTGGCTAATCTTATGAAAGATTTTTGCTATCAAATAACTCTATCAGATAGAACTAGTCTTGAATTATCAAGTGCTCTAAATAACGCTATCTTTTTTCCAAGTCAACATGAACTCTATATTCCCTATTTAGAAAGCAAAGGTTTTAGAACTATATGGCCATATTGCGTGGTTCTTATAGAAATATTTGAGCAAGACGGAATAACAGCAGTTAGCAATAAAAAGAGAATTAAACTTTTAAGGTTAATAGAAAATATTTTGTACTCCTACGAAAGAACTATCATTTATGATGTGGATGCTAAGATTACTCTTGCTTTCGCCAACTATACTCAAGAAGAAATAAAAAATATACTTGATGAAATAAAAAAAAGATGTATGGAAATATTGAAAAAAGATGAAAAAATATATTTATGTGTTGGAGAAAATACTAAAAATATCCAATGTATTGCAAAAAGTGCTCGGCAAGCAATGGATGTATTGAAGATCCAAAGAAAAAAAGAAATTAATGATGAGGTTAGTATGTATAGTGATTTGGGTGCGTACAAACTGCTATTGGCAATAGAAGATAAAGAAATTATAAAAAAATACTTCCAAGAAACAATAGAGGAACTTGTTAAAAACGATGAACTAAAGGGGACAGATTATTTAACAATATTAGAGAGTTATCTTAGAAATAGCGGAAGCATCAAAGCAGTTTCTGAAGAACTTTTTTATCATAAAAATACCGTATGTTACAAATTGTCCAAAATTGAGGGGATCCTAGGCTGTAATTTATCCTACCTTGATAATAGAATGACTTATAGATTAGCTCTAATGATAATGGATATAATTTAA
- a CDS encoding GntR family transcriptional regulator, with product MIDRNSRTPIYVQIEKYFLELIQKNKIKVGEQFPSETVLSKELGVSRMTIRQAINSLVINGYLVRSRGKGTFVKERDTKKIELPLDKLRNFSKEVQKSGKKPVNIVVVFKLTEAPLNIAKILKIADGEKVFYMERLRCLGDVPAVLEQTYMRNDLFGDLTEEVILSSKHKYIQEKGYKIKESKREIMAEIPLENVASLLKLNRNEPVLKAKSITFLADGTPFEYSEISYNQKKYKFTLIAEYD from the coding sequence ATGATTGATAGAAATTCAAGAACACCTATATATGTCCAAATAGAAAAATATTTTTTAGAACTAATTCAAAAAAATAAAATAAAAGTCGGAGAGCAGTTTCCATCTGAGACTGTTTTGTCAAAAGAACTAGGTGTAAGCAGAATGACAATAAGACAGGCAATCAATAGTCTTGTTATAAATGGTTATCTCGTTAGAAGTAGAGGGAAAGGGACTTTCGTTAAAGAAAGAGATACTAAAAAAATAGAGTTACCGTTGGATAAACTTCGAAATTTTTCAAAAGAAGTGCAAAAATCTGGGAAAAAACCTGTAAATATAGTTGTGGTCTTTAAGCTGACAGAAGCCCCTTTAAATATTGCTAAAATTTTAAAGATAGCAGATGGGGAAAAAGTTTTTTATATGGAAAGACTTAGGTGTTTGGGCGATGTACCAGCAGTATTAGAACAGACATATATGCGTAACGATCTTTTTGGTGATCTTACAGAGGAAGTCATACTTTCTTCTAAGCATAAATATATTCAAGAAAAGGGCTATAAGATAAAAGAAAGCAAGAGAGAAATCATGGCCGAAATACCACTGGAAAATGTAGCAAGCCTTTTGAAATTAAATAGAAATGAGCCTGTTCTCAAGGCTAAGTCCATAACTTTTTTAGCCGATGGAACCCCTTTTGAATACTCGGAAATAAGCTATAATCAAAAAAAATATAAGTTTACTCTGATAGCAGAATACGATTAA